One Calliopsis andreniformis isolate RMS-2024a chromosome 9, iyCalAndr_principal, whole genome shotgun sequence genomic window carries:
- the LOC143183291 gene encoding uncharacterized protein LOC143183291, with translation MKICDPNVLPKTTTNRICAKFQTYRSVFQITTKIECDTVSKLSYQSWTPLPKEKVPWAIKSKYEPPTDPMCSDTIYQASYPVPGHYEEVCIDVDDCDCLRSTDVCPANVQTNIQEC, from the exons ATGAAAATTTG CGACCCGAATGTCTTACCTAAAACCACAACCAACAGAATTTGTGCAAAGTTTCAAACCTATCGCTCAGTATTCCAG ATTACCACAAAAATTGAGTGCGATACTGTGAGCAAATTGTCATATCAGTCGTGGACTCCTCTTCCCAAGGAAAAAGTTCCGTGGGCAATCAAAAGCAAATATGAGCCACCGACCGATCCAATGTGCAGTGACACTATTTATCAAGCTAGTTATCCTGTACCCGGTCACTACGAGGAAGTCTGTATAGATGTGGACGATTGCGATTGCCTGCGTTCGACGGATGTATGTCCGGCTAACGTGCAAACGAATATACAAGAGTGTTAA